The following proteins are encoded in a genomic region of Dokdonia donghaensis DSW-1:
- a CDS encoding DUF6503 family protein, with translation MTLKTTLGILIALICISCNNTTQQTPTTTENAVKEETPTFTNKGHELVYTMMQEVGDYATLAAKNDVVYTYTYQTPDGQKDVSTEKYIFDGEYSYGLYNTHQRTLPELEGNIEQGYDGKEYWLKNEGTIITDEAALKRVAFNRPTNYYWFTMMQKLGDPGLVYKYVKQQTVNDINYDVVKVSFESTGDKPQDIYQVYINPETKRVDQFLFTVVDFGVTDPYLMEVSYDEVDGLQIPTKRRYKKSDWDATVTDAPWITVDWTDITFDNGLEKSLFVK, from the coding sequence ATGACTTTAAAAACGACGCTAGGCATTCTTATTGCCCTTATATGCATATCGTGTAATAACACAACACAGCAAACCCCAACAACAACCGAAAATGCTGTAAAAGAAGAAACACCCACTTTTACAAATAAAGGCCACGAACTTGTATACACAATGATGCAAGAAGTAGGTGACTATGCTACGCTAGCTGCAAAAAATGATGTTGTTTATACTTATACGTATCAAACGCCAGACGGGCAAAAGGACGTCTCTACAGAGAAATACATTTTTGACGGTGAGTACTCTTACGGACTCTATAACACACACCAGCGCACACTTCCAGAACTAGAAGGCAACATAGAGCAAGGATATGATGGTAAAGAATACTGGCTCAAAAATGAAGGAACCATTATTACAGATGAGGCTGCGCTTAAGCGTGTAGCCTTTAATAGACCTACTAACTACTACTGGTTTACAATGATGCAAAAACTAGGAGATCCTGGTCTTGTATATAAATATGTAAAGCAACAAACGGTAAATGATATTAACTATGATGTGGTAAAAGTAAGTTTTGAAAGCACTGGAGATAAACCTCAAGATATCTACCAAGTGTACATCAACCCTGAGACAAAACGTGTAGATCAATTTTTATTTACAGTGGTAGACTTTGGCGTGACAGATCCTTACCTTATGGAAGTAAGCTATGACGAAGTAGATGGTTTACAAATCCCTACAAAACGTCGTTATAAAAAATCAGATTGGGACGCTACAGTTACAGATGCACCGTGGATCACAGTAGACTGGACAGATATCACCTTTGATAATGGTCTAGAAAAGAGCTTATTTGTAAAATAA
- a CDS encoding ligand-binding sensor domain-containing protein codes for MMRFSIYLLITSLAVLSYSCTSQNKQRDIRDETPSQKTSRISTQTSAQDYNFNLSPPPLSQFIRRIFQDSQGSLWMGTNGDGVIRYNGTSVDYFSIDDGFNGEAVRAILEDKDGTLWFGTNRGLVSYDLNATTSRSKPTFKNYAEAQGLKESNVWSMLLDAKGTLWIGALNGVNSFDGTAFKPFALPETVVDNSRGVSSTKIVHSIMEDNKGRLWFASNAGAFIWDGNTLDTLSTKDGLAGNNVNDMLQDRTGNIWFATHHKGVSRYDGVKFTNFTTDSVITGEEVWSLFQDSKGNIWFPAENAGVYKYDGNSFTNYNEDDGLQSNAIQTIYEDATGTIWLGGYQGLSRLKGDKIIPVTESGPWKD; via the coding sequence ATGATGCGCTTTTCTATTTACCTACTCATAACCTCACTAGCCGTACTAAGCTATAGCTGTACCTCTCAAAATAAACAAAGAGATATACGAGATGAAACACCATCTCAAAAAACTAGCCGTATCTCCACACAAACTTCTGCACAAGATTATAACTTTAATTTGAGTCCGCCGCCGTTAAGCCAATTTATACGAAGGATCTTTCAAGATTCTCAAGGTAGCTTATGGATGGGAACTAATGGTGATGGCGTGATACGATATAATGGAACGAGCGTAGACTACTTTTCTATAGACGACGGTTTTAATGGCGAGGCAGTGCGTGCGATTCTGGAGGATAAAGATGGTACACTTTGGTTTGGAACCAATCGAGGTCTTGTAAGCTATGATCTGAATGCGACGACATCTCGCAGTAAACCCACTTTTAAAAACTACGCAGAAGCGCAGGGACTCAAAGAAAGCAATGTATGGAGTATGTTGCTAGACGCCAAAGGAACGTTGTGGATAGGGGCTTTAAATGGCGTTAATAGCTTTGATGGGACTGCTTTTAAACCGTTCGCTCTTCCAGAAACGGTAGTAGATAATTCTAGAGGTGTTTCAAGTACTAAAATTGTGCATAGTATTATGGAAGATAACAAAGGGCGCTTATGGTTTGCTTCAAACGCTGGTGCCTTTATCTGGGATGGTAATACGCTAGATACCTTAAGCACCAAAGATGGTCTCGCAGGTAATAATGTAAATGATATGCTACAAGATCGCACAGGAAATATCTGGTTTGCAACACACCATAAAGGCGTTAGCCGTTATGATGGGGTTAAGTTCACAAACTTTACTACAGATAGCGTGATTACAGGAGAAGAAGTGTGGAGCCTCTTTCAAGACTCCAAAGGGAACATCTGGTTTCCTGCTGAAAATGCTGGGGTATACAAATACGATGGTAATAGCTTTACAAATTATAATGAGGACGATGGCTTACAAAGCAATGCAATCCAGACTATTTATGAGGATGCTACTGGCACCATCTGGTTAGGTGGATATCAGGGGCTTTCTAGATTAAAAGGTGATAAGATCATACCCGTCACAGAAAGTGGACCTTGGAAGGATTAA
- a CDS encoding methylmalonyl-CoA mutase family protein — protein MEQATPYTPKHKVRIVTAASLFDGHDAAINIMRRIIQSTGVEVIHLGHDRSVEEVVNTAIQEDANAIAMTSYQGGHNEYFKYMYDLLKEKGAGHIKIFGGGGGVILPEEIKELMDYGITRIYSPDDGRAMGLQGMINDLVQQSDYAIGDKLDNQAAQLSDKVPTAIARVISAAENFPEVAKDMLDAIHKKNETSLTPVLGITGTGGAGKSSLVDELVRRFLIDFPEKTIGLISVDPSKRKTGGALLGDRIRMNAINNERVYMRSLATRQSNLALSKYVGEAIEVLKAAEYDLIILETSGIGQSDTEILEHSDVSLYVMTPEFGAATQLEKIDMLDFADLVAINKFDKRGSLDALRDVKKQYMRNNNLWDTPQDELPVFGTIASQFNDPGMNTLYKRIMEKVNTVNEADLTSTFEISQEMSEKIFVIPPARTRYLSEIAESNRGYDAFAKAQQETAQRLYGIFKTIETIAGVTPALDKAGLQITDFAAETTDEDKDLVKLLLAQFDRKKMDLDPYNWEIITGWDEKVNRYKAPVYTFKVRDKEIKIPTHSASLSHTEIPKVALPKYQAWGDILIWCLQENVPGEFPYTAGLYPFKRTGEDPTRMFAGEGGPERTNKRFHYVSLGMPAKRLSTAFDSVTLYGNDPGHRPDIYGKIGNAGVSICCLDDAKKLYSGFDLSHAMTSVSMTINGPAPMLLGFFMNAAIDQNCEKYIKENGLEAEVEAKIAATYEGKTRPAYQGDLPEGNDGLGLMLLGVTGDQVLPADVYNRIKVETLTQVRGTVQADILKEDQAQNTCIFSTEFALRLMGDVQEYFIEQKVRNFYSVSISGYHIAEAGANPITQLALTLSNGFTYVEYYLSRGMDINKFGPNLSFFFSNGIDPEYAVIGRVARKIWAKAMKEKYKANSRAQMLKYHIQTSGRSLHAQEIDFNDIRTTLQALYAIYDNCNSLHTNAYDEAITTPTEESVRRAMAIQLIINKELGLTKNENPIQGSFIIEELTELVEEAVLLEFDRITERGGVLGAMETMYQRSKIQEESLYYETLKHNGEFPIIGVNTFLSSKGSPTVRPAEVIRATEEEKQYQIEMLENLHKEKADKIEAELAKIQDAAINNRNIFEELMEATKVCSLGQITSALFEVGGQYRRNM, from the coding sequence ATGGAACAAGCCACTCCTTATACTCCTAAGCATAAAGTTAGAATAGTAACTGCTGCTTCCCTTTTTGACGGACACGATGCCGCGATAAATATTATGCGCCGTATTATACAAAGTACCGGTGTAGAGGTTATACACTTAGGTCACGACCGCAGTGTAGAAGAGGTAGTAAACACAGCCATACAAGAAGATGCAAATGCTATTGCAATGACCTCTTATCAAGGAGGGCACAATGAGTATTTTAAATATATGTACGACCTCCTCAAAGAGAAAGGTGCGGGACATATTAAAATCTTCGGTGGAGGAGGTGGTGTGATACTTCCAGAAGAAATTAAGGAGCTTATGGATTACGGGATTACTCGTATCTACTCTCCAGATGATGGCCGTGCGATGGGATTACAAGGAATGATTAATGACCTTGTACAGCAGTCTGATTATGCTATAGGAGATAAGCTAGATAATCAAGCTGCTCAACTTAGTGATAAAGTACCTACGGCTATAGCCAGAGTAATCTCTGCTGCCGAAAATTTTCCAGAGGTTGCAAAAGATATGCTTGATGCAATTCATAAAAAGAATGAAACTTCACTCACACCCGTACTTGGTATTACAGGTACTGGAGGAGCAGGTAAATCTTCACTAGTAGATGAGCTGGTGCGTAGATTTCTTATCGATTTTCCAGAGAAGACCATAGGTCTTATTTCTGTAGATCCTTCTAAGCGTAAAACGGGTGGAGCCTTACTGGGTGACCGTATCCGTATGAATGCGATTAATAACGAGCGTGTGTATATGCGCTCGCTGGCTACCAGACAGAGTAACCTCGCACTATCTAAGTATGTAGGCGAAGCCATAGAAGTACTTAAAGCGGCCGAGTATGATTTAATCATCCTTGAGACATCAGGTATTGGGCAGTCAGATACAGAGATACTAGAGCATAGCGATGTGTCGCTTTATGTGATGACACCAGAATTTGGTGCAGCTACGCAGCTCGAGAAAATAGATATGCTAGACTTTGCAGATCTCGTTGCTATCAACAAATTTGACAAGCGTGGATCGCTAGATGCGCTACGTGATGTTAAGAAACAATATATGCGCAACAATAACTTGTGGGATACACCGCAAGATGAGTTGCCAGTTTTTGGAACCATTGCAAGCCAGTTTAACGACCCAGGGATGAACACGCTTTACAAGCGTATAATGGAGAAGGTAAACACGGTAAACGAGGCAGATCTTACGAGTACTTTTGAGATAAGCCAGGAGATGAGTGAGAAGATCTTTGTAATACCTCCAGCGCGTACACGTTACCTGAGCGAGATTGCAGAGAGTAATAGAGGGTATGACGCTTTCGCGAAAGCGCAACAAGAAACAGCACAACGTCTCTACGGAATATTTAAAACCATCGAGACCATAGCAGGAGTTACTCCAGCACTTGACAAAGCAGGTTTACAAATCACAGACTTCGCCGCCGAAACTACCGATGAAGATAAAGATCTTGTCAAGTTGCTACTCGCACAGTTTGACCGTAAAAAAATGGATCTCGATCCGTATAACTGGGAGATTATTACCGGTTGGGACGAGAAAGTAAATAGATACAAAGCACCTGTGTATACCTTTAAGGTAAGAGACAAGGAGATTAAAATCCCTACGCACAGTGCGTCATTATCACATACAGAAATACCTAAGGTAGCCTTGCCAAAGTATCAAGCTTGGGGAGATATCTTAATCTGGTGTTTACAAGAAAATGTACCGGGAGAATTCCCATACACTGCGGGACTCTATCCTTTTAAACGTACGGGAGAAGATCCTACACGTATGTTTGCAGGAGAAGGAGGACCAGAGCGCACAAACAAGCGTTTTCACTACGTGAGTTTAGGAATGCCGGCTAAGCGATTAAGTACCGCTTTTGACTCGGTAACTCTATATGGTAACGATCCAGGTCACCGTCCAGATATTTATGGTAAGATAGGTAACGCGGGAGTGAGTATTTGCTGTCTTGATGACGCAAAGAAATTGTACTCTGGTTTTGACTTAAGTCACGCTATGACCTCTGTAAGTATGACCATAAACGGACCTGCGCCTATGTTGCTTGGTTTCTTTATGAATGCCGCTATAGATCAAAACTGTGAGAAGTACATTAAAGAAAATGGACTAGAAGCAGAGGTAGAAGCAAAAATTGCAGCTACCTACGAAGGAAAAACACGTCCAGCCTACCAAGGCGATCTTCCAGAAGGAAATGATGGTCTAGGGTTAATGTTACTAGGCGTAACAGGTGACCAAGTACTCCCAGCAGATGTGTATAACCGCATAAAAGTAGAGACGCTTACACAAGTGCGTGGTACGGTACAAGCAGATATTCTTAAAGAAGATCAAGCGCAAAATACGTGTATCTTCTCTACAGAGTTTGCACTGCGCTTAATGGGTGATGTACAAGAGTATTTTATCGAGCAAAAAGTGCGTAACTTCTATAGTGTGTCTATCTCTGGATATCACATTGCAGAGGCAGGAGCAAATCCTATCACACAACTAGCACTTACATTATCTAACGGATTTACGTATGTAGAGTACTACCTAAGCCGTGGGATGGATATCAATAAATTTGGTCCTAACTTATCGTTCTTTTTCTCAAACGGAATCGATCCAGAATATGCGGTCATAGGTCGTGTTGCTCGTAAGATTTGGGCAAAGGCAATGAAGGAGAAATATAAAGCAAACTCACGTGCACAAATGCTTAAGTATCACATCCAGACATCTGGGCGTAGCCTACACGCACAAGAGATTGACTTTAACGACATACGTACTACATTACAAGCATTATATGCGATTTATGATAACTGTAACTCGCTACATACAAATGCTTATGATGAGGCAATCACAACGCCTACAGAAGAGAGTGTACGTCGTGCGATGGCAATACAGCTTATTATCAATAAAGAGCTAGGACTTACTAAAAACGAAAACCCAATACAGGGATCATTTATTATAGAAGAGCTTACAGAGCTCGTAGAAGAGGCAGTCTTACTAGAATTTGATAGAATCACAGAGCGTGGTGGTGTACTAGGAGCGATGGAGACGATGTACCAGCGTTCTAAAATACAAGAAGAAAGCTTGTATTATGAAACGCTTAAGCATAACGGTGAATTCCCAATAATCGGAGTAAACACCTTCTTGAGTTCAAAAGGAAGTCCAACAGTACGCCCAGCCGAAGTAATTAGAGCTACCGAAGAGGAGAAGCAATATCAAATCGAAATGCTAGAAAACCTCCATAAGGAAAAAGCAGATAAGATAGAAGCAGAACTTGCAAAAATTCAAGATGCAGCGATTAATAACCGCAACATTTTTGAAGAACTTATGGAAGCAACTAAGGTTTGCTCACTAGGACAAATCACAAGTGCACTCTTTGAAGTAGGAGGGCAGTACAGACGTAATATGTAA
- the purU gene encoding formyltetrahydrofolate deformylase, translating to MAHLTILIHCKDQKGIIASVTNFILENEGNTTYIDQHVDAVANVFFMRLECVFEQADFNTAKFKTAFKEKLATPFEMQWQLYPATQKLKMAIFVSKYDHCLYDILGRYNAGELNVDIPFIISNHNDLAHIAANFDIPFYHIPVTKDTKAAAEQEQLKLLKAHQVDFIVLARYMQIVTPTVINEFPYRIINIHHSFLPAFVGAKPYHAAFARGVKIIGTTSHYVTEELDAGPIIEQDTIRVTHSHTIPDLIAKGRDLEKIVLSRAIKLHAQHKCFVYSNKTIIFT from the coding sequence ATGGCACATCTTACCATACTTATACACTGTAAAGACCAAAAGGGAATTATCGCCTCGGTGACCAATTTCATTTTGGAAAACGAAGGAAACACCACTTATATTGACCAGCACGTAGATGCGGTGGCAAATGTATTTTTTATGCGCCTTGAGTGTGTATTTGAACAAGCAGATTTTAACACTGCAAAGTTTAAAACAGCTTTTAAAGAAAAACTGGCAACTCCCTTTGAAATGCAATGGCAACTATATCCTGCTACGCAAAAACTCAAAATGGCCATTTTTGTGTCAAAATATGATCATTGCCTTTATGATATACTAGGCCGCTACAATGCTGGCGAACTTAACGTAGACATCCCTTTTATTATAAGTAACCATAATGATCTCGCACATATTGCGGCAAACTTTGACATCCCTTTTTATCACATACCAGTGACAAAAGACACCAAAGCTGCAGCAGAGCAAGAACAGCTTAAGTTACTCAAAGCGCATCAAGTAGACTTTATTGTACTAGCTCGTTATATGCAAATCGTCACGCCTACGGTAATAAATGAATTTCCGTATCGCATTATAAACATACACCACTCTTTCTTACCTGCCTTTGTAGGTGCAAAACCTTATCACGCGGCCTTTGCTCGCGGTGTAAAAATTATAGGCACCACCAGTCACTACGTCACCGAAGAGCTAGACGCAGGTCCCATCATCGAGCAAGACACCATACGTGTAACCCACAGCCACACCATTCCAGACCTCATTGCAAAAGGTAGAGACCTAGAAAAAATCGTACTCTCAAGAGCGATAAAACTACACGCCCAGCATAAATGCTTTGTGTATAGCAATAAGACCATAATTTTTACTTAA
- a CDS encoding DUF4197 domain-containing protein, translated as MKKIIAVLVLFSLVSCAELQGVIDGLPGESGLPGIDNQMIGNGLKQALDFGIDKQVTKLTSTDGFYKNELVKILLPEELQKVDNTLRAIGLGKLADEGIKALNRAAEDAVSEATPIFVDAVKQITFNDVRTILLGTDDAATQYLEGKTNAALYNKFNPMIKNSFAKVGADQIWTNLITKYNDLPLTNNVNPDLTDYVTQQALQGVYTMIAVEEKEIRTKTQSRTTDLLKRVFALQD; from the coding sequence ATGAAAAAGATCATCGCTGTACTCGTTTTATTTTCACTCGTTTCTTGTGCCGAATTACAAGGCGTTATAGACGGGCTTCCTGGTGAGTCTGGATTGCCTGGTATAGATAACCAGATGATAGGTAATGGACTTAAACAAGCGCTTGATTTTGGGATTGATAAGCAAGTGACAAAACTTACTTCTACAGATGGTTTTTATAAAAATGAGCTGGTAAAAATTTTGCTACCAGAAGAGTTACAAAAAGTAGATAATACACTAAGAGCTATAGGTCTAGGCAAACTAGCAGATGAGGGCATCAAAGCCCTTAACCGCGCTGCCGAAGATGCTGTAAGTGAGGCTACGCCAATCTTTGTAGACGCGGTGAAGCAAATTACCTTTAATGATGTGCGTACCATTTTACTAGGTACAGATGATGCGGCAACTCAATATCTAGAAGGAAAAACAAACGCTGCACTTTATAATAAATTCAACCCTATGATTAAAAATAGCTTTGCAAAAGTAGGCGCAGATCAAATCTGGACTAACCTCATCACAAAGTATAATGACTTACCTCTTACAAATAATGTAAATCCAGATCTTACAGATTATGTAACGCAACAAGCGCTACAAGGTGTGTACACAATGATTGCTGTTGAGGAAAAAGAAATAAGAACAAAAACACAAAGCAGAACTACAGATTTACTTAAACGTGTGTTTGCATTACAAGATTAA
- a CDS encoding Lacal_2735 family protein, with amino-acid sequence MTNVASKHKRLKSFMQRKHKKLVEESYNIMYTDHEKSDVLTYEALQLDKKIKFLKF; translated from the coding sequence ATGACTAATGTTGCCTCAAAACACAAGCGCCTCAAATCTTTTATGCAACGTAAGCACAAGAAACTCGTAGAGGAGTCTTATAATATAATGTATACAGATCACGAAAAAAGTGACGTACTCACCTATGAAGCCTTACAGCTGGATAAAAAGATTAAGTTTTTAAAGTTTTAA
- a CDS encoding ABC transporter substrate-binding protein has protein sequence MHIVDQMGRSLTFDHTPVRIVSLVPSQTELLVDLGLQSSLVGITKFCVHPVTLRNEVSVVGGTKQVHFDKIKALQPDIILCNKEENTEEMVRILQDIATVHLSDVKTLQDAHNLIIQYGTIFNVTQRATAITTRIKEAQERFRESITKPINTLKVGYFIWQEPLMVVGDDTFIHHLIEELGFVNAFKNKEGRYPTVTEENLKDLDYVFLSSEPFPFSEKHIEEFQKKTTAQVVLVDGEYFSWYGSRLIKAFPYFTSLSKRLKL, from the coding sequence ATGCATATAGTAGATCAGATGGGGCGATCCCTTACTTTTGATCATACGCCTGTGCGAATAGTCTCCTTAGTGCCTAGCCAGACAGAGTTGCTGGTAGATCTCGGTTTACAATCTTCACTTGTAGGTATTACAAAATTTTGTGTTCACCCAGTGACTTTACGCAATGAAGTAAGCGTTGTGGGAGGTACAAAGCAAGTGCATTTTGATAAGATTAAGGCACTACAACCTGATATCATACTTTGTAATAAAGAAGAAAATACAGAGGAGATGGTTCGTATTCTGCAAGATATTGCAACTGTACACCTATCTGATGTTAAGACGCTTCAAGATGCTCACAATCTGATTATACAATATGGTACTATTTTTAATGTGACTCAACGTGCTACAGCAATCACAACTCGCATTAAAGAAGCACAAGAACGCTTTCGCGAAAGCATAACAAAACCCATTAACACCCTTAAAGTAGGCTATTTTATATGGCAAGAGCCACTTATGGTTGTGGGTGATGATACCTTTATACATCACCTTATAGAGGAGCTAGGTTTTGTAAATGCATTTAAAAATAAAGAAGGAAGGTATCCTACAGTTACCGAAGAAAATCTCAAAGACTTAGATTATGTATTCTTGTCTTCGGAGCCATTTCCTTTCTCAGAAAAGCATATAGAAGAGTTTCAAAAAAAGACCACCGCACAAGTTGTACTTGTAGATGGTGAGTATTTTTCTTGGTATGGGAGTAGGCTCATAAAAGCCTTTCCCTATTTTACGAGCTTATCTAAGCGCTTAAAACTTTAA